Genomic window (Candidatus Hydrogenedentota bacterium):
GATTCTCGATAAGGAAGGAAGGGGACGCTTGGATTTTCTTGTGACAAACTGTATGCGCAGGACTCCGAGTCTCTTTTTGTGGACAGTACAACAATATCTTCGACACTATACCGTTCGCACAGTTTGGACGTATATTTGTCTAAAAGATTCCGCTGGTTATTTGAGTTTTTATAAAATGACACTTGAACATCCAAATCCGGTGCCTCATTCAAAACACGCGAATAACCGGGCTTCAAATTACAGCAGAACTCCACTGCTGCCGCGATCTGCGCGGTATTTCTGCAGTTTACGCGAAGCGGGTAGGGCACATACGATAGGTTTCGCTTGTTAAGCATTGCCAAAGCGTCTTGTTGGGAGGTATTTTCTTGAGCTGTATATATTGCTTGACGCTCAAAATCTCCAAACATGGCCCATTGTCCGCCTGTCAGCCCACCTTCCAGCAATAGGTCCAGTATGTCAAGATAATTCTCAAAGAGCAGATCTTGTGCCTCATCTATTACCAGTGTCTGAAAAGCCGGGATTTGAATGGTGCCATTAAAAATATTTTCAATTACCCGCAGTGGAAGCGTTTCAGTCCAGAAGTCAGGCCCGGCATTCTCGGGAACCGTGCTTTCTGATAGGGTTAATAGATAGTGATGGAATGTTCCACAAAAGACCAAGGATGGATCATTAAAAAAGAGCTCTCCCATTTCATCAGAAATCCAGTTGCCAAGGTGTCGGTTATAACAGAGAAAGAGGGTATTTTTTTTCTGACTTATGCTGCGCCGCGCCATTTCAATGGCGAGAAATGTTTTCCCTGTACCGGCAGGTCCTTTAAACAGGATCCGTGGATTTTCCAGCATAATGTCCAAGGCTGAAAATTGTTCTTCCGTAAAGCGGCGTATTCTATTTTCGGTATCAGCAAGTGTAGATTTGAATAAAACAGGATATTCAAAATTTGAGCGGAACACATTCATTAATTTTTTGACATGTTCCGTTTTGGGCCGGCTTTTACCGGGGCTATACCATTTGCAGGAAGGTGTGCCCTGAATGTGATTATGGGCGCCAGCTAGAATACGCAAACAACATGCTGCAATACCCTTTCTAAGCAGTTGACTTCGATTAACATACTGCCACCGATGCCATTCAGGTGATTCTTCTTCAAAGTCTATTCCCGTAAAAATAACGCCGAACCAGAAAAGCAGTCCGGCTAAAGAGGGTTCTTGATCTATTGCCGTCTTCATGACGGAATGCATAGCATCTGACGCTTGACGAAAAGGCCCTACAGATGACTTCGTCGCGTGTAACCCTCTGCCATAAACCCATAATCCATCCTTGCGTTCTACAGCGCCTGATTTAACTTCCAGACACAAAATACCTTCTCCGGGGACAACGACAAGGAAGTCAATTTCACCCATTTGTCTTTGGGAGTGGTCGGCAACGCCCAAAGAATGAAAAACAACCCAATCCTTACATTCTTGTGTTTTCTGAAAACGGTCAAAGAGCATGCGTTCACCGGGGGATACGCATGAGGGTAATATAATTGGGGGAACCATTTTTGCCATTACGTTTATCTCTCTATTCCTGTGCGTTGTTTAACTTATTGCCCGCTAGACTTTCATCCTCTTGAATAAATATAAATTATGTTAGAAAGTGGTCTCAAAACGACCGGTAATTTATTTCAAGGTTCTGCGATCTGTTCTTTCGGCGCTTTTTTGGGATTACGAACTGCATCCGGTCTCTTTTTGTTTGCGGAATGATTTAAAAGTTGTAATTTTTCATCTTCATCCATGTATACTATAGTTAAGTGATTGTGGGTTGTGAAAGAAGATTTCTTTGCCCTCATGTCGCGTGTGCACCGAGATTTCAAGGAGTTGTATCGTGGAAGATGTAATCGCTATCTTTTTCTTTATGTTTTTCTTCATGATGATGATGGTTGCCGCGTTATCGTAATTTCGCAGTCCCCCTTTATTACTGCTATTTGTCATCCGAAATAATTCCCTTTAGAGCGGGTAAAAAGGCTTCAGCAAAAAGATGATTACCCTTGGGAGTGGGGTGTCCATCGAGGTCAAAGTATAAATCAGGATCCTCCTGATGGGCTCTAAATTGATCGGTAACCCCGTAATAGGGAAGTTGTGTCTTTTCAGCGGCTTGTTCAATGCTTTCATCAGGACTGGTCGTTTGGAGCAGCCACTCCGGAAGATTGTACCCGACCCGCCTCATATTGAGTAGGGATGCCCGGTTAACATAGGGACCTTCCGGTATATTGACGACAACGGTTTTAGCGCCGTAGCGATCTGCCACGCCTTTGATGCGTTTGAAATGAATCGCTGTACGGTCAATGCAGGTGTGTGTCCACCCGTCGTCCATGTCCATGGTCAATATGTAGAAGTCCGGATTTTGCATCGCGAGATCGACCAAATAAGGATTGAGCATTCCTTCCCGATACGCTTCTTTCACTTCATCATCGAAACTATCGAAACGTTCTTTTTGCTCCGTCGTCATGGATTCTAAGAAAGTTGCCGCAGTGTTCGCTGTCCATTTTCGATTGTCCTCGGCGCTGCTGATTTGCCTGGGCATTTCCGTATGACTGCGGCCGCCATATTCTTTTTCACGTCGGAGATCTCGCAGATAGAGGCTAAGATTCGGGTATATTTTCCGTAAGATTTCACCGACCTTTTGCCTGGGCAATGCCGCTTCTTCTGGTCCTGCCGCGCGGATGTCATCGCCCTGAAGCATGCAAACAAGCACTAAATCGGGGCGCAATAAAGGAATAGCTTTTTCCGCAATCTCAGAATAAAACGGCGGTCCCGATCCCGGTTTCCCCAAATTGAGGATTTCCACCTCGTAGCCGGATTCATGGGCAAGTTGCTGCAAGATTCTGGGCCAGCTGTTTTCAATATCCACGCCCCATCCATAGGTAAAGGAATCGCCTATGGCAAGGATTCGATAGCTGTCGCCCCGTTCCCGGGGAAGTTCTCTGTCCCGTATGCCAATTGAATTGATGTAAACGGAATAGCGGAATTCCAAGGACTCATAGTGTTGCTCGGCAAAAGGCGGGAAAATTAATTCGATGGTCTCCGGCAGTCCGGGAACTTTTCGTAGCTTACCAAACACACGGTCCGCGGCGACGCTAAGGCCCACTACCAATAATACAGAACACAGCACAAGTGCCATATTTTTAAACATCGTTTTTAAAACCAGGCTTGTTTTCTCCTCAGAAAGTAGCAGCCGAGTTTATGCAGGAAGCTACCATCTTACTATAAGTGCGGGGAATAAAATCCAGATTCCATTCACGAGCAATAGCTTCAATTACCATACGATGCACAAGCGCGGCGGCGTTTTAGAGGCGGTTCATTTTGTCCGTGAGAATCTTCGATAGTCTGTACTTGGCATTGTACATGAAGCCGGCCGTTGATGCGTCGTTCCAGTTAACAACTCGGCGTAGTCTTGCAATCTTAAAGGTGAAGCTGTGTTTTTGAAAGAGGCGGGTATGGGATCAATTAAGATCGGTTCCGGAAAAGAGGGCGCGGAACATACGTGCGCGCTCAGCAGCAAGAGCGACGGGATTCGCTGGAATTTCGTGTAAAATCTGCAAATGTGCTTGCTGACATTCTAAAATGGCACGATTAAGGGCGTTTTGATTGTACCCTGATGCCAGGCCTAGGGCGGTGCCTAATCGGATCATAGACGCAAGTGCCAGTGCTTCACCCATGCCCAGCAGTCTGGCGCTTCGTGCGATGCCTAAGGCACGGCCGATGTGGTCAAGCAAGCGTTCACGTTGATTGCTCAAGAGTTTTTCCCGTGCTTTTTCTTCCTCCCGAATAATGGCGGCAATGACTTGCTCGATTTGAAAGAGCATTTCCCCTTCAGATACTCCCAGCGTATCTTGACTGTTGAGCAAAAAAAGATTTCCAACCGTTTCATCCAAGTTCGTATGAAAGCTGCTGAATGCGTCGAGATAAAGG
Coding sequences:
- a CDS encoding ATP-binding domain-containing protein produces the protein MAKMVPPIILPSCVSPGERMLFDRFQKTQECKDWVVFHSLGVADHSQRQMGEIDFLVVVPGEGILCLEVKSGAVERKDGLWVYGRGLHATKSSVGPFRQASDAMHSVMKTAIDQEPSLAGLLFWFGVIFTGIDFEEESPEWHRWQYVNRSQLLRKGIAACCLRILAGAHNHIQGTPSCKWYSPGKSRPKTEHVKKLMNVFRSNFEYPVLFKSTLADTENRIRRFTEEQFSALDIMLENPRILFKGPAGTGKTFLAIEMARRSISQKKNTLFLCYNRHLGNWISDEMGELFFNDPSLVFCGTFHHYLLTLSESTVPENAGPDFWTETLPLRVIENIFNGTIQIPAFQTLVIDEAQDLLFENYLDILDLLLEGGLTGGQWAMFGDFERQAIYTAQENTSQQDALAMLNKRNLSYVPYPLRVNCRNTAQIAAAVEFCCNLKPGYSRVLNEAPDLDVQVSFYKNSNNQRNLLDKYTSKLCERYSVEDIVVLSTKRDSESCAYSLSQENPSVPFLPYRESSQTPAVRFSSIHAFKGLEAAAIILTDIENINQDISKALLYIGMTRARLELVLNLHERCKQDWQNTLLHNIK